A segment of the Pieris brassicae chromosome 10, ilPieBrab1.1, whole genome shotgun sequence genome:
ctttaatccggttaaaaaagtgttttattttatgaaggtGTCAATGCATCTGTAAATGATGCATTTTTATTCGTTAGtaggtaattaatattttacctgttttattattttatatttttttaatacgtgTGTCTTTAATAAGACATCATGAAACATTGGGATCTAGCCTAAattatgactaataagtaatttacgTCTAaccttatttactaataaggatttttaacataaggaagtgtccaataacaccaCGTCCCTATTAAAGGGATAACCCTAAAGGGATTCCCTCACTGTGCACTTTGGACTAACGTGCACttacaaataacaattgataaacgaaaaaaaaatacctcgACTAAATCGATATCATCCAATGTGAGCTGAGTAGCAGCGAGTAACTTCTGTATAGCCGGTACTGGCCCGATACCCATTATTCCTGGCTCAACTCCTACGAATGACCATCCCAAAAGCCTTGCCAGTGgctttaagttattttgtttaagacCGTCCTCGTTGGACAAAATAAGGGCACCTGCTCCGTCATTGATCCCCTAAAGTATAATATtcgaaatataaaagttttttttaaattgtctctGCACAAAAACATTGCGATCTAGCCTAATTAAAGGCTAAAAAGTAATGCTAACTAGCCTACTTAATAGGAAAGAGTCCTATAACACTACAAGGGAAGACAATCTGTGCTTGTGTAGTGTTTTTGTTACTTACgccattaaaagaaaatacataatttatctCTCTCTTTAGTTACTAACGCGCGAAGCTGTTTGAATCGAGAAGGAAACATGGCGGAGACTTTGACAGATGACACATCGGACTAGTGCAAATCATTAATGAAGAgacttaaaaaaagaaaagtaatGCCCTTAATTACGTGATCTTCTTTGATACGTTATAATTGGGACTATTTTTTAGCTACTTAGATGCTATTGAAGCTATGAAAATTATGGTCTTACTGAAGAATTTCCAGCGGTAACAACACCACCCTTCCGGAACAACACTGGCAACTTGTGTAAACCCTCTGCAGTTGTTTCTGGTCTCGGATGCTCATCCATCTCTATTAATACTTCTTGCTTTTTCACTTTAATTGGTACCGGAGCGATTTCGGCTTTGAAAACTCCGCTATCATAAGCTGAAAgaagataaatattacaaggttatagtattttaattaaagataaattttaaataaaagaaattccTTTGTCATTTATTACAAGAGCTAATTTCAAGTTCTTAGAGCGGCACTTCTAATCGGTTAAATGTCAATTcagttaacatttaataaaataatattccttTATTTGTGTCGACAATATTAGATAGAGTATATGACTATTATTAAGGTAATATATGAATTTCGTAAAATCCTCACCAGCCTTCCACTTCTTCTGGGATTGCAACGCGAACTCATCAACCTCTCCTCTTTGAAGACCATACTTCTCCGCTAGATTTTCCGCTGTCTGTGGCATTGTGAACTTGCAGAATGTATCCAGAGAAGATGCGGTTAGAGCATCTTCGAATGGTGTGCTGACTCCCAATGATAGCCCGAAGCGAACATTTCTTACGACGAACGGGACGGTTGACATACTTTCAGTACCTCCAGCAAGGGACACGTTTGCTGCTCCTGTTAATATATCCtgaaaataaagatatttaactaatttacgTGGATTAAGCATCCAAtttgtaacatataataaataattatattcgaCTTAGAGCGCttgaagaaaagagcataTCAATTCTTATAAGGCTGGCttttgcgagccttctggtattGTGAGTGTCCTTGGACGAACCTGCTGCCCGTTTATAAGAACAAAATACTTTACTAGAACATAAACAATGGGAGTCTCAatcttttttgttatgttacGAGGAATTTGAAGTCTACTTATCACTGTAAGCATTATAAAAGAGTGTTTAGGGAACGCAGAGTTAGTTGGGTTGTAGAATGTCATAACAAATTCACTTTCTTCATTCTCATTTATCTACCAGGATGTAAAGAAGCTGGAAGTATGAttacaataacattattaaaatcacaaaagaAAAAGTTTCAGGATTGTTTGTGTTGAAATaagatttgttttagtttgtatttacctaaatgataaaatttaacttgACAAACGTTCGTCTGTTTCAATATCAATTTATGAATAGCAAATACTTTAAGATCGAGGTCATTACGTGAGAAAACTTCACGATATTTCTTATTACGATTGAAATAGACAGCCTGACTTCGATACCGCCATTTAAGTGATTGAAAATCTTACATAACAAAATGATGTACTCACCTGAGCACTGTTGATAATTGCTTGAAATCCGGATCCACACAATCTGTTCACTCCCAAAGCTGGTTTTTCCTGTGGAATACCAGCCTTCAAGGCTCCATGTCTCGCAGCTAGAGCCCCATCCCCAGATCCACTTATCTGAAAAGGTTTTATACATCTGATGCACTTTGatagttttacatttatcGATGTACATTTTATGAGAAGTAGCAAAGCTTTGAAATACTTTCAGCTACCAGTTAGTCCAGTGATCCTCTCAAAAGAACGCGTTTAGGCCAAAACCCATCAATATCCAGATTGAACAGTCTGATAAACGAGCTGGATATCCAGtttttcctttagtttttataattaattatttttttcgatttgtgtttgttatgtttttcACTTTTAATCTTGCAGTTTATTTGTCTTAATTACCAATGTATCGGTGTTTCGAGCGTTGAAAAGcttttgtcaataaataaataaatattgcaacCATGTGATAATACGTACTGTGTTTACTTGTCCAACGTTAACAGTGTCTATAGCGGTGGGGTTGACACTGCCAGCTTTGAAGGCTTCTTTGGCGGCTACAGCAAGAAGATCAGCTGGATGTGTATTCCGGAGAGCCCCACCATATTTACCAAAAGGCGTGCGTTTTGCCGCAACAATAAATACACCTAAGAACGATAAAACGTAGTAGTAGTTTCGTTTCGTGTATTAACGAAACTGTTTTCCAATAATGcagttataaaaatgaatgatCAAAACGGAGGTAGATTTTAACTAAACACAGTGACAattgaaagtaaaaaatcaatatataatcaGGTGATATATTGGTGTTCGTACGTGACAGATAGTTACAGGGTAGGGTAAAAGGAGAAGCCAAAGGACGGAAATAACGAATCCTGCGCATCCAACGACCTTTGACAACAAcacaagttttattaaaatttacatgttattattataagagaaATGATAATTCCAATATACAATAGACAGGCTCTGAAAACACAGCAAGAACATTTAACCTTGAGCTGAATTATGGTGACTaaaagattaaatttaaattttgattaaaataaaaacgcaTGGctgttttgttaattaactTTAGAAAATGGCCGGTATAACCAGTttctaaatattaagaaacttGGAATTAGGTAGGCATACTAAAGACTagaatagaaaaattataacatatacgcgtgtttgtaaatatttactactGAAATAATTCTCAAATACGAACAACGGACCGATTATGAGTC
Coding sequences within it:
- the LOC123714932 gene encoding 3-ketoacyl-CoA thiolase, mitochondrial-like — translated: MTAVNKGVFIVAAKRTPFGKYGGALRNTHPADLLAVAAKEAFKAGSVNPTAIDTVNVGQVNTISGSGDGALAARHGALKAGIPQEKPALGVNRLCGSGFQAIINSAQDILTGAANVSLAGGTESMSTVPFVVRNVRFGLSLGVSTPFEDALTASSLDTFCKFTMPQTAENLAEKYGLQRGEVDEFALQSQKKWKAAYDSGVFKAEIAPVPIKVKKQEVLIEMDEHPRPETTAEGLHKLPVLFRKGGVVTAGNSSGINDGAGALILSNEDGLKQNNLKPLARLLGWSFVGVEPGIMGIGPVPAIQKLLAATQLTLDDIDLVEINEAFAAQTLACVSELKLEHSKLNVNGGAIAMGHPVGASGARITAHLVHELRRRGLKRGIGSACIGGGQGIALLVETV